The following is a genomic window from Aquificota bacterium.
GCCATAAGATTGTAGGAAGGGCTTTCCATATCCCTTGGAGTAAATACCTTTACCGGAAAGCCTTTTAGTCCCTCTTGCACGTAGTCTTTAAAGCTTTCAAAGGTGGGGACAAGTAGGGGCATATTAGGCCTCAAGCATTCAAGCACAGACCTAAGGTAGGGCACATGTCTTTTTATCTCACTCCACCTGCTTCCGGGAAGGAGGGCCATATACCTTTCTGAGCCCGCAAGCCTTTTTACTTCTTCTTCACCCATGGTTGGCTTTGCCAAATCTACCAAGGGATGGCCTACAAAATGAACCCTAAAGCCCTCCCTTGCATACCTTTTGTAAAACTCCACCTCAAAGGGGAGGATGACTATAAGATGGTCTACAAGCTCTGAGATAACTTTGGCCCTTCCCTCCTTCCATGCCCAAACCTGAGGGGATATAAAGTAGATGAGCTTTTTGACCTTTCCCTTTGCCCTCTTGAGAAGGGGCAAGTTAAAGGCTGGGGCATCGCACAGCACCAAGGCGTCCATCTCTGGCAGAAGCTCCTCTATCCTCTTCCAAAGCCTGTAGACATAGGGCACCTTTGGAAGGGCTTCTATGAGGCCCACTACCGATAGGTCCTCTATCCTTGCCACGCTTTTAAAGCCTATGGATTCAAGCCTCTCGTCCGTTATGCCATAAAGGTCTATGCCTTTTATATCTTTAAAGATGTTATATACGTAGTTGCTGGCAGACCTCTCACCCAAAGAGACAAAAATTTTCATTGAGCCTTGGCAAATAAGCTAAAAAGCCCCTCTCCAACCCTTTCAACCCTTATGCTTACACCATCAAGCCTTAAAAACAGGGCATGCCCTATCTCCACCCTCCCAGAGCTTCTTATACTCACATACCTTTCCGCATAGCATTCTTCAAGGCTATTTCTGAAGGTAGTCTTAAGGTAGGCTCCATCGTGGTGCTCCATTATCTCGGTAAAGACCACCTCCATATAGTTGTTCTCCTC
Proteins encoded in this region:
- the lpxB gene encoding lipid-A-disaccharide synthase, coding for MKIFVSLGERSASNYVYNIFKDIKGIDLYGITDERLESIGFKSVARIEDLSVVGLIEALPKVPYVYRLWKRIEELLPEMDALVLCDAPAFNLPLLKRAKGKVKKLIYFISPQVWAWKEGRAKVISELVDHLIVILPFEVEFYKRYAREGFRVHFVGHPLVDLAKPTMGEEEVKRLAGSERYMALLPGSRWSEIKRHVPYLRSVLECLRPNMPLLVPTFESFKDYVQEGLKGFPVKVFTPRDMESPSYNLMAYAHFTLLASGTAELEASMLGSPHVVFYRVNPITYLWGRLLVKVNYVALTNLILQREVVPEFIQRSPEELCIKVKSLLEDEKLRESMREDFKRLREALGGKGAIERLRALFLQILYEF